In Montipora capricornis isolate CH-2021 chromosome 4, ASM3666992v2, whole genome shotgun sequence, a single genomic region encodes these proteins:
- the LOC138047135 gene encoding uncharacterized protein — MQYITVDQIIRMISSYGLGALIAKFDVEAAYRNIAVHPSDRYLLGMRWRKHYYVDLALPFGLRSAPYIFNSVADMVEWILLHTHNVSALLHYLDDFITAGPPDTNQCAENLATSIAVCRSLGLPLHPDKCIGPSTRLVVLGIELDSVAQVACLPSDKLLALQVLLQSWRNRRWCTRRELESLIGHLHHAAKVVWPGRTFLRRMINLLQCFRKRDHPIRLNSEFHLDLQWWLQFLSSWHGVYFWLFPGMSATPDLEVTSDASGSLGFGAYFNGEWFSGAWVSSQASHSIAYKELFPIIIAAHVWGPHFPRRHVSTPGSVASSVHSTSSPGRIDWLSLERQCQFLLAHGLADSTRRSCASGQRKFVNFCAHLGKLHPSGSPCPTDEWTLCLFATFLAGSVQHSSIKVYLSAVRALHIEEGFPDPLVNCLRLQRVLRGIKRTQGSPEAQRLPITDHILMIIFRSLDLSIFDHCMFWAACNLAYFGFLRSAEFTVPNLASFTPALHLSVGDISVDSDANPSCLRVRIKASKTDPFRKGCFVHIGRGRFPLCALQAVLAYLAVRGNSGGPLFLFQDGRPLTRAVLTARLREILAGAGVSGNFSSHSFRIGAATVAARNGIPDHLIQALGRWCSSAYQSYIRTPSESLASLSSHLASGSVGS, encoded by the exons ATGCAATACATCACGGTTGATCAGATCATTCGTATGATCTCAAGCTATGGCTTAGGTGCCCTGATTGCTAAATTCGATGTTGAGGCAGCCTACCGCAACATAGCTGTCCATCCATCTGATCGATATCTCTTGGGTATGAGATGGCGGAAGCACTATTATGTTGATTTAGCGTTACCATTTGGCCTCCGCTCTGCTCCTTATATTTTCAATTCTGTGGCGGACATGGTGGAGTGGATTCTCCTACATACACACAATGTTTCTGCGCTGTTACATTATTTAGACGATTTTATTACTGCAGGACCGCCAGATACTAACCAATGTGCTGAGAACTTAGCCACTTCCATAGCTGTTTGCCGTTCCTTAGGACTTCCACTCCACCCGGATAAGTGCATTGGCCCGTCCACGCGTTTAGTTGTTTTGGGCATTGAGTTAGACTCAGTGGCTCAGGTGGCCTGCCTCCCCTCGGACAAGCTCCTTGCTTTACAGGTGCTGCTGCAGTCGTGGCGGAATCGTCGCTGGTGTACTCGGCGCGAACTGGAGTCCCTCATTGGCCACTTACATCATGCCGCCAAGGTCGTGTGGCCCGGTCGTACCTTCCTGCGTCGTATGATCAATCTGCTCCAGTGTTTTCGTAAACGGGACCATCCAATCCGCCTGAATTCTGAATTTCACCTGGATCTTCAGTGGTGGCTTCAGTTTTTGTCCTCTTGGCATGGCGTCTATTTTTGGTTGTTTCCCGGCATGTCGGCCACCCCTGACCTCGAAGTTACATCGGACGCATCCGGTTCCCTTGGCTTTGGTGCTTACTTCAATGGGGAGTGGTTCAGCGGCGCATGGGTTTCTTCTCAAGCCTCTCACTCTATCGCCTATAAAGAGTTGTTCCCGATTATCATTGCCGCTCATGTTTGGGGGCCCCACTTCCCCAGGCGCCAT GTTAGCACCCCAGGCTCAGTCGCTTCCAGTGTCCATTCCACCTCATCTCCTGGAAGAATTGATTGGCTCTCATTAGAGCGGCAGTGCCAGTTCCTGTTAGCCCATGGTTTGGCTGACTCCACCCGGAGATCTTGCGCATCTGGCCAGAGGAAATTTGTCAACTTCTGTGCGCATTTGGGCAAGTTGCATCCCAGTGGCTCCCCGTGCCCCACCGATGAATGGACATTGTGCCTCTTTGCCACTTTTCTGGCGGGATCGGTTCAGCACTCTTCGATTAAAGTTTACCTTTCAGCAGTTCGTGCCCTGCATATCGAAGAAGGCTTCCCAGACCCTCTGGTGAACTGTCTACGTTTGCAGCGAGTTCTTCGTGGGATCAAACGGACCCAAGGTTCCCCTGAGGCTCAGCGCCTTCCTATTACGGATCACATTTTGATGATCATCTTTAGGTCTTTGGATTTATCAATTTTCGACCACTGCATGTTTTGGGCCGCCTGCAACCTAGCATATTTCGGCTTCCTCCGATCTGCTGAATTTACTGTTCCTAATTTGGCTAGTTTCACCCCGGCACTCCACTTAAGTGTCGGTGACATTTCGGTAGACTCTGACGCCAATCCTTCCTGCCTGCGCGTGCGGATTAAAGCCTCCAAGACTGACCCTTTTCGGAAAGGCTGCTTTGTCCACATTGGCCGGGGACGCTTTCCTCTGTGCGCCCTTCAAGCTGTTTTGGCCTATTTGGCTGTGAGAGGGAACTCGGGTGGCcctctctttcttttccaggaTGGTCGGCCCCTAACTCGCGCTGTCCTCACTGCTCGTCTCAGAGAAATCCTTGCTGGAGCGGGTGTGTCGGGCAATTTCTCCAGTCACAGTTTTCGCATTGGTGCGGCCACGGTGGCAGCTCGCAACGGCATCCCCGATCACCTTATTCAGGCCTTGGGTCGTTGGTGTAGTTCAGCTTACCAGTCGTACATTCGCACTCCATCCGAGTCATTGGCTTCCCTCTCTTCTCATCTCGCGTCTGGCTCAGTTGGCTCGTGA